In Candidatus Rokuibacteriota bacterium, one genomic interval encodes:
- a CDS encoding selenium-binding protein SBP56-related protein produces the protein MRALGFILAGIVGLGWFGAAAADETCQSPFLPKVTGQEDYIYVWTLGIKGLGDGNDSMVTVDANPKSAGYGKIIHRSPVPGRHEAHHAGFTDDRRFLWAGGLDTSRIFVFDVGTDPAKPKLVKTISTFVKDTGGMVGPHTFYALPGRMLISALSNAQDGSGRTGLAEYSNDGKFIRAIWMPKEAPYGYDVRVNVNLNRMLTSSFAGKKNYMRPFGELIKDGEAMKNFGDSVIVWDFHARKPLQVLRVPGAPLELRWALLPNHNYAFTATALTGQLVLIYQQEDGTWATKNIAEIGANIPVDISIAPDDSKIYVNSFGDGTLRVYDVTNPFEGKLIEQVKLGETANMVSSSWDGKRLYATNSLLSQWDKPGDYWLKAYAWEGGKLVPKFTTDFNAVGRAHIMNLNSKAFGSRAARPAPGDRRLSAYAAPR, from the coding sequence ATGCGAGCCCTGGGATTCATTCTCGCCGGTATCGTTGGCCTCGGGTGGTTTGGAGCCGCCGCGGCGGACGAGACCTGCCAGTCGCCCTTCCTTCCCAAGGTCACCGGACAGGAAGACTACATCTATGTCTGGACGCTCGGAATCAAGGGGCTCGGCGACGGCAACGACAGCATGGTGACGGTGGACGCCAATCCGAAGTCGGCCGGTTACGGCAAGATCATCCACCGCTCGCCGGTGCCGGGCCGGCACGAGGCCCATCACGCGGGGTTCACCGACGACCGCCGCTTCCTCTGGGCCGGCGGCCTCGATACCAGCCGGATCTTCGTCTTTGACGTCGGCACCGATCCCGCCAAGCCCAAGCTCGTGAAGACGATCTCGACGTTCGTGAAGGACACGGGCGGTATGGTCGGGCCGCACACCTTCTACGCCCTGCCGGGCCGCATGCTCATCTCCGCCCTGTCCAACGCCCAGGACGGCTCCGGGCGCACCGGCCTCGCCGAGTACAGCAACGACGGCAAGTTCATCCGCGCGATCTGGATGCCGAAGGAGGCGCCGTACGGGTACGACGTGCGGGTCAACGTCAACCTGAACCGCATGCTCACCTCCTCGTTCGCCGGGAAGAAGAACTACATGCGGCCCTTCGGCGAGCTGATCAAGGACGGCGAGGCGATGAAGAACTTCGGAGATTCCGTGATCGTCTGGGATTTCCACGCGCGCAAGCCGCTCCAGGTCCTCCGCGTGCCGGGCGCCCCGCTCGAGCTGCGCTGGGCGCTCCTGCCGAACCACAACTACGCGTTTACCGCGACGGCGCTGACGGGACAGCTCGTGCTGATCTACCAGCAGGAGGACGGCACGTGGGCGACCAAGAACATCGCCGAGATCGGCGCCAATATCCCGGTGGACATCAGCATCGCCCCCGATGACAGCAAGATCTACGTCAACTCCTTCGGCGACGGCACGCTCCGGGTATACGACGTGACGAATCCGTTCGAGGGCAAGCTGATCGAGCAGGTGAAGTTGGGCGAGACGGCCAACATGGTCTCTTCGTCGTGGGACGGCAAGCGGCTGTACGCCACCAACTCGCTCCTCTCCCAGTGGGACAAGCCCGGGGATTACTGGCTCAAGGCCTACGCCTGGGAAGGCGGGAAGCTGGTGCCGAAGTTCACCACTGACTTCAACGCCGTCGGGCGGGCCCACATCATGAACCTCAACAGCAAGGCGTTCGGCTCGCGGGCGGCGCGCCCCGCGCCCGGAGACCGGCGCCTGAGCGCCTATGCTGCGCCGCGCTGA
- a CDS encoding SCO family protein, which translates to MLRRAELVLALLVGLAVAPGAAAAHEALSLEDEFVKGVFSPNFVPPAAGSYELPAVKRVAGFLLKDSTGRAVDTERVTAGKVAVVSFIYTACPERLGCPLASLALQDLQGRLRDEGLHRDVVLLSISFDPGRDSPAQLAKYARVYGADPAFWRFMTAPSTRVLEGVLESYGQDRAPVYDPRGRFTGRYSHVLKVFLLDRDGYIRNIYSAGFLVPDLVVNDIKTVLTDRARD; encoded by the coding sequence ATGCTGCGCCGCGCTGAGCTCGTGCTCGCGCTGCTCGTCGGCCTCGCGGTCGCTCCGGGTGCCGCGGCAGCCCACGAAGCACTGAGCCTGGAGGACGAGTTCGTCAAGGGGGTCTTCTCGCCCAATTTCGTTCCCCCGGCCGCCGGGAGCTACGAGCTTCCGGCGGTCAAGCGGGTCGCGGGCTTCCTATTGAAGGATTCGACCGGGCGCGCGGTGGACACCGAGCGGGTCACGGCGGGAAAGGTCGCCGTCGTGAGCTTCATCTACACCGCCTGTCCGGAGAGGCTCGGCTGCCCGCTGGCGAGCCTGGCGCTCCAGGATCTGCAGGGGAGGCTCAGGGACGAGGGTCTCCACCGCGACGTCGTGCTCCTCTCGATCAGCTTCGACCCCGGGCGCGATAGCCCGGCCCAGCTCGCCAAGTACGCGCGGGTCTACGGCGCCGATCCCGCCTTCTGGCGGTTCATGACCGCGCCCTCCACGCGCGTCCTCGAGGGCGTGCTCGAGAGCTACGGGCAGGATCGCGCGCCCGTGTACGACCCGCGCGGCAGGTTCACGGGCCGGTACAGTCATGTCCTCAAGGTGTTCCTGCTGGATCGGGACGGCTATATACGGAACATCTACAGCGCGGGCTTCCTGGTGCCGGACCTCGTCGTCAACGACATCAAGACCGTCCTGACCGACCGCGCGCGCGACTGA